DNA from Agathobaculum sp. NTUH-O15-33:
AGGCGGCGCTTTCTATTTTGTCCGTCGCGCCGCCCGACCGGCTGGCGCTCTCCATCATCACGGGCGATGAGAAGCTTTTGACGCAGGCCCCCGGCATCGGCAAGAAAATCGCCCAGCGTATCATTTTAGAGCTGCGCGACAAAATGAGCAAGGAGCAGCTCGAAGCGGGCGCGTCGGCCGTGCCCGCCGCGCAGGCGTTTGCCGCGGGCGGCGCCAACCATACGCAGGAGGCGGTCGCGGCGCTCATGGTGCTTGGCTACAGTCAGGCCGAAGCGCTCGCCGCCATGAAGGGCCTCGACACCGCTCATATGGAGGCGGACGAGATCATCCGCCAGAGTCTGGAAGAAGCTCGCGGCACAGTAAGGAGCAGGAACACTTGAGTATAGAATTTTCCGGCGGTATGACGGATGACGAGCGCATCATCTCATCCCGCCCGCTGGACGGCGACGAGACCGATCCCTCCCTGCGCCCCAAAACCATGGCGGACTACGTCGGCCAAACCAAGGCGAAGGAAAATTTACAGGTTTACATCGAAGCGGCAAAGCTGCGCGGTGAATCGCTCGATCACACGCTGCTGTACGGCCCGCCCGGCCTTGGCAAGACCACGCTCGCCGGTATCATCGCTGCTGAGATGGGCGTTAACATCCGTGTGACCAGCGGTCCGGCGATCGAAAAAGCGGGGGATTTGGCGGCCTTATTGACAAATCTTTCGGAAAATGATATTTTGTTTATCGACGAGATCCATCGTCTCGACCGCAGCGTGGAAGAGATACTCTATCCGGCGATGGAGGATTACGCGCTCGATATCATCATCGGCAAGGGCCCTTCGGCCCGGTCGATCCGGCTCGACCTGCCGAAGTTTACGCTCATCGGCGCGACCACGCGGGCGGGGCAGATGACCTCGCCGCTTCGCGACCGTTTCGGCGTTTTGCTCCGGTTGGAGCTGTATTCGCCGGAGGAGCTGTGCCGCATCGTCGAACGCTCGGCCGGTATCCTAAACGTGCCTTGCGAGCACGAAGGCGCTTTAGAGATCGCGCGCCGCAGCCGCGGCACGCCACGTATCGCCAACCGTCTGCTGCGCCGTGTGCGCGATTTCGCGCAGGTGCGCGGGCAGGGGACGATCGATAAGAAAAACGCCGATATCGCGCTGCGCGCCCTAGAGATTGACGAGCTTGGGCTTGACAACATCGACCGGCGCATGCTGCAAAGCATTATCTTAAACTATGGCGGCGGCCCGGTCGGTCTCGACACGCTGGCCGCGACCATCGGCGAAGAATCGATCACGCTGGAGGACGTGTACGAGCCGTATCTCATGCAGATCGGTTTTCTCAGCCGCACGCCCCGCGGGCGGTGCGTGACGCTGCAAGCTTACCGCCATCTGGAAATGGAACCGGCGGACGGGCAGCAAATGATGTAGCGGATGATAAAATGAAAACAGGAAGCGGCGCTCAAAAGGTGCGTTCCTTACAATAGCGATCCTCAAAACTTGGAAAGTTGGGTGTTTTAATTTGGGTAGATACTTTGGAACAGACGGCGTGCGCGGCGTTGCTAATTCGGAGCTGGACGCACTGCTCGCCTTCAAGATCGGCGCGGCTGCCGCTTATGTACTGACGCAGGAACTGGAGAAGGACGGCAAAGCCAAGCTGCTGATCGGTAAGGATACGCGCATTTCCTCTGATATGCTGGAAAACGCATTGGTCGCGGGCATTTGCTCGGTCGGCGCGGATGTGGAGCTGCTCGGCGTTATCCCGACCCCGGCGGTCGCCTTCCTTACCATCAAGCACAAGGCGGACGCGGGCATTGTGATCTCCGCGAGCCATAACTCGTTTGAATACAACGGCATCAAGATCTTCGCGGGCAACGGCTATAAGCTGTCCGACGACATGGAGAGCAAGATCGAGGACTTGATCGACGATCTGGATTCCATCCCCAAGGTAACGCACGAAAAGCTGGGCCGCGTGCTGCGCAGCGCGATCGACCCGGTCGTGGAATACACCGACCATTTGGCCGAGACCATTCAGGGCGATCTTTCCGGCCTGCGCGTTGCGATCGATTGCGCCAACGGCGCGTCCTCCACCACGATCCGCCGCCTGACCCGTTTGGTCGAATGCAAGAGCGAGATCCGCTTTAACGAGCCGGACGGCATCAATATCAACGACGGCTGCGGCTCCACCCATTTGGAGCAACTCAAGACGCGTGTGCGGAACGGCGAGTTCGACCTCGGCGTTGCGTTTGACGGCGACGCCGACCGTTGCCTGATCGTAGACGAGACCGGTGAGGAGCTGGACGGCGACCGCATCATGGCGGTTTGCGCGGCCCGTATGAAGCGCGAGGGCAAGCTGCGCGGCGGCGCGTTCGTGGCCACCGTGCTGTCCAACATGGGCCTGCACGCCTATGCGGAAAAGAACGACATGCGGATCGAGTGTTCCAATGTGGGCGACCGGTATGTGCTGGAAATGATGCTGGAAAAGGGCTATATACTGGGCGGCGAGCAGTCCGGCCACGTTATTTTCTTAGAATACGCTTCCACCGGCGACGGCGAGCTGACCGCGCTGCAGTTTATGTCCATTCTCAAAGAGAGCGGCAAGAAGTGCTCTGAGATCGCGCAGGAGGTTGTGCCGTGGCCGCAGCTCATGGTAAACGTCAAGGTGCCGAACGATAAAAAGTCGAAGCTGCACGAGCTGCCGCCCGTGCGCGAGGCGATCGAGGCGGCCGAGGCGGAGCTCGGCGAGGACGGCCGCATTCTGGTGCGTCCTTCAGGCACCGAAGCGCTCGTGCGCGTCATGGTGGAAGCCAAGGACAGCGCGAAAGTGGATTCTTTGGCAAAAAGTGTTGCAAAGGTCATAGAGTCTGTCGTATAATAGAAAAATAGCCAAAGCTATTTTCTCATAAAATCATATTTTTATTGCGCGGCAATAAAATGCACCAATGGGGGTGGGCGTGGTTTTCTCACGTCCACCCGTTTTTTAGCAAAGGAGGGGATGCGGCCCGATACAACTGAATTACATGAAGCGCCAGAACTGCGGTGCAGCCGGTATCGCAGTTGACGAGGAAAGGGTAAATCGAAGTTTTCGGCGGATGCCCTTCGGCCACGAGTGAGTTGGTCGTCAGCAGGCTGAGGAAAACGCGCGGGCGACCGCGCGGACAGAGCAGACCTGCGTAACGCACTATTTTTATGCCCAAAATTAAAAAACTGCGAGAAATTAAATCATTCGTATATTGAGAGGATCATTTATAATATGTGTGGAATCGTTGGATTTACCGGGCGCGAAAACGCGCTGCCTGTATTGATCAAGGGCCTGTACAGTCTGGAATACCGCGGCTATGACTCGGCCGGCGTCGCGGCATTTACGAAGGAAGGGCTGCGCGTCGTCAAGACCCAAGGCCGTATCGCGAATCTGGAAGAAAAGATCAAGGAAGAGGGAGGACTTTGCTGCACCTGCGGCATCGGCCATACCCGCTGGGCGACCCACGGCGAGCCGTCCGACCGCAACTCTCACCCGCATCTCGGCGGCAAGGACGGCATGGGCAAGGTCGCCGTGGTACATAACGGCATTATTGAAAACTATCAGGATCTGCGCACGCGTTTGGAAAAGCATGGATACGCGTTCCAGTCCGAGACCGATACCGAAACCGTCGCCCACCTGATCGACTATTTGCACACCGGCAAGCAGGAGGATCTGGCGCAGACCGTGCTGGCCGCCGTGCAGCGCATTCGCGGTTCCTATGCGCTCGGTGTCGTTTCGCTCGATAATCCGGATGAGATCGTCGCCGCCAGACGCGATAACCCGCTGGTCATCGGTTTGGGCAAGGAAGAAAACATGATCGCGTCCGATATCACCGCCATCATCAGCCGGACCGACCGGTACATTATTTTGGACGATAACGAGGTGGCGATCGTCCGCCCGGACGGCGTTACCGTGATGAACGAGTTCGGCGAAACGCTCGATAAGCCGGTGCAGACCGTGACTTGGGACATGTCCGCCGCGGAAAAGGGCGGTTACGAGCACTTTATGATCAAGGAGATTATGGAGCAGCCCAAGGCGGTCGGCGACACGGTACGCCCCCGCATCCAGAACGACAGCATTTTGTTCGAGGAGTGCGGCCTAACGGATGAGCGCCTGCGCGAGATCGAAAATATTCATATCGTCGCCTGCGGCTCGGCGCTGCACGCCGGTATGGTGGGCAAGCGCGTGATCGAAAGCATGTGCCGCGTGCGCTGTTCGGCTGAGGTGGCAAGCGAATTCCGCTATGAAAACCCGATCATCGGCAAGAAGGATCTGTGCATCGTCGTCAGTCAGTCGGGCGAAACCGCGGATACGCTGGCCGCCATGCGTCTGGCCAAGCAGGCGGGCGCGTTTACGGTCGCAATCGTCAATGTGGTCTCTTCTACGATCGCGCGCGAAGCGGACGGCGTGCTGTACACATGGGCCGGGCCGGAGATCGCTGTCGCTACCACCAAAGCCTATTCCGCGCAGCTTGCGGCGCTTTATATGATCTCCGTGCGGATCGCGCGGGTGCGCGGCCATATTTCGATCGGCGACGAAAAGGCGCTGTGCGCCGAGCTGCGCCGTTTGCCCCGTTTGATCGAGCAGACGCTTGCCTGCAAGGAACAAATGCAGCGTATCGCCACCCGATACGCCAACCGCGCGTCCGTCTTCTTTTTAGGGCGCGGGCTGGATTATGCCGCCGCGCTGGAAGCCTCGCTCAAGCTCAAGGAGATCAGCTATGTACACTCTGAAGCCTATGCGGCGGGAGAACTGAAACACGGAACCATCTCGCTGATCGAGAAGGGCACGCTCGTCGTTGCGCTCGCCACACAGCCCGCCCTATTTGAAAAAACCGTGTCCAACATTCGCGAGGTGGTATCGCGCGGAGCAAGCGTCGTTCTCGTCACGACGGACGATTTTACCGGCGATGAATCGGTTTGCCGCCATATCGTGCGTTTGCCCAAGTGCCTTTCGGAATTTTCCGCGTCCCTTTCGATTATTCCGTTGCAGCTTCTGGCATACTATGTAGCGGTGGAACGCAGCTGCGACGTGGATAAGCCGCGCAATCTGGCAAAGTCGGTCACGGTCGAATAAATTAAAGCGTTTTGCCGAAGTTGATTGTCTAATTAGCACAAAAATCAAAATCGAAATTTGGCGGAAAATCAATAGGTTCCACAAAAATTACTTGACAAAATGGATTCTTTCGCCTATAATGAGAAGCGACATGAGAAACGATAAGGAATTTGAGGCATTTGCCGCCCTATCCGATGAAGCTTTGTGCCAAATGGCGCAGCAGGGCAAGGGCGAGGCAACAGAAGCGCTCGTTTCGCGGTATTCCCGGCTGGTAAAGACCTGCGCGCGCCCCTACTTTTTGGTTGGCGCCGACGCGGAGGATTTGCTGCAGGAGGGCATGCTTGGACTGCTCAAGGCGATCCGCGAATACGACGAAGCACAAAAAACGCCGTTCGGCGCGTTTGCGCGCCTATGCGTCACCCGGCGGATCTATACCGCGGTGCGTGCGGCGGCGGCGCTCAAGCACGATCCTTTAAATCGTTCCCTGTCCTTTGATCGACCTCTGTTTGAAGACCTTGCTCAATCGCACACCCGGGTTGCGGCACCGATCGGTGACCCCGAATCGCTGGTGATCGGCAATGAGGAACGGGCGGAGCTGATACGCAGGCTCTATTCGCTCCTGTCTGAATTCGAGGCAAAGGTTTTAACATTGTTTCTAGACGGCCTGTCCTATGAGCAAATGGCCGAAACACTGCATAAACCAATCAAGTCTGTGGACAATGCCATCCAGCGCATCAAGCGAAAATCGGCAGCTATCAAACCCCAATAGGCGATTGCAGGCAAAAGAAGCCTGTACGCAATAAATCTAGGTTCCCGAGGGAACGGTATCAAAGAGAGGTAAAAAGCATGTACGAAGACAAGA
Protein-coding regions in this window:
- the ruvA gene encoding Holliday junction branch migration protein RuvA — its product is MFYYLEGTVALLQQGLVVIDCGGVGYACHASQNTVGSLKMGARAKLLTHLNVREDIFELYGFSDEEERSCFEMMIGVSGVGPKAALSILSVAPPDRLALSIITGDEKLLTQAPGIGKKIAQRIILELRDKMSKEQLEAGASAVPAAQAFAAGGANHTQEAVAALMVLGYSQAEALAAMKGLDTAHMEADEIIRQSLEEARGTVRSRNT
- the ruvB gene encoding Holliday junction branch migration DNA helicase RuvB, translated to MSIEFSGGMTDDERIISSRPLDGDETDPSLRPKTMADYVGQTKAKENLQVYIEAAKLRGESLDHTLLYGPPGLGKTTLAGIIAAEMGVNIRVTSGPAIEKAGDLAALLTNLSENDILFIDEIHRLDRSVEEILYPAMEDYALDIIIGKGPSARSIRLDLPKFTLIGATTRAGQMTSPLRDRFGVLLRLELYSPEELCRIVERSAGILNVPCEHEGALEIARRSRGTPRIANRLLRRVRDFAQVRGQGTIDKKNADIALRALEIDELGLDNIDRRMLQSIILNYGGGPVGLDTLAATIGEESITLEDVYEPYLMQIGFLSRTPRGRCVTLQAYRHLEMEPADGQQMM
- the glmM gene encoding phosphoglucosamine mutase; protein product: MGRYFGTDGVRGVANSELDALLAFKIGAAAAYVLTQELEKDGKAKLLIGKDTRISSDMLENALVAGICSVGADVELLGVIPTPAVAFLTIKHKADAGIVISASHNSFEYNGIKIFAGNGYKLSDDMESKIEDLIDDLDSIPKVTHEKLGRVLRSAIDPVVEYTDHLAETIQGDLSGLRVAIDCANGASSTTIRRLTRLVECKSEIRFNEPDGININDGCGSTHLEQLKTRVRNGEFDLGVAFDGDADRCLIVDETGEELDGDRIMAVCAARMKREGKLRGGAFVATVLSNMGLHAYAEKNDMRIECSNVGDRYVLEMMLEKGYILGGEQSGHVIFLEYASTGDGELTALQFMSILKESGKKCSEIAQEVVPWPQLMVNVKVPNDKKSKLHELPPVREAIEAAEAELGEDGRILVRPSGTEALVRVMVEAKDSAKVDSLAKSVAKVIESVV
- the glmS gene encoding glutamine--fructose-6-phosphate transaminase (isomerizing), which encodes MCGIVGFTGRENALPVLIKGLYSLEYRGYDSAGVAAFTKEGLRVVKTQGRIANLEEKIKEEGGLCCTCGIGHTRWATHGEPSDRNSHPHLGGKDGMGKVAVVHNGIIENYQDLRTRLEKHGYAFQSETDTETVAHLIDYLHTGKQEDLAQTVLAAVQRIRGSYALGVVSLDNPDEIVAARRDNPLVIGLGKEENMIASDITAIISRTDRYIILDDNEVAIVRPDGVTVMNEFGETLDKPVQTVTWDMSAAEKGGYEHFMIKEIMEQPKAVGDTVRPRIQNDSILFEECGLTDERLREIENIHIVACGSALHAGMVGKRVIESMCRVRCSAEVASEFRYENPIIGKKDLCIVVSQSGETADTLAAMRLAKQAGAFTVAIVNVVSSTIAREADGVLYTWAGPEIAVATTKAYSAQLAALYMISVRIARVRGHISIGDEKALCAELRRLPRLIEQTLACKEQMQRIATRYANRASVFFLGRGLDYAAALEASLKLKEISYVHSEAYAAGELKHGTISLIEKGTLVVALATQPALFEKTVSNIREVVSRGASVVLVTTDDFTGDESVCRHIVRLPKCLSEFSASLSIIPLQLLAYYVAVERSCDVDKPRNLAKSVTVE
- a CDS encoding sigma-70 family RNA polymerase sigma factor; protein product: MRNDKEFEAFAALSDEALCQMAQQGKGEATEALVSRYSRLVKTCARPYFLVGADAEDLLQEGMLGLLKAIREYDEAQKTPFGAFARLCVTRRIYTAVRAAAALKHDPLNRSLSFDRPLFEDLAQSHTRVAAPIGDPESLVIGNEERAELIRRLYSLLSEFEAKVLTLFLDGLSYEQMAETLHKPIKSVDNAIQRIKRKSAAIKPQ